Proteins encoded together in one Kitasatospora albolonga window:
- a CDS encoding Tellurium resistance protein terZ, with amino-acid sequence MTVNMTKGQAINLQKSDGGTLTAVRMGLGWQAAPRRGLFGSRTREIDLDASAVLFADKQPVDVVFFRHLVSDDGSVKHTGDNLVGGAGSGGDDEAILVDLQRVPVHIDQIVFTVNSFTGQTFQEVQNAFCRIVDETNGQELARYTLDGGGQYTAQIMAKVHRAGSGWKMTALGNPANGRTFQDLMPSILPHL; translated from the coding sequence GTGACGGTCAATATGACCAAGGGTCAGGCCATCAACCTGCAGAAGAGCGACGGGGGGACCCTGACGGCGGTACGGATGGGGCTCGGCTGGCAGGCGGCTCCGCGCCGCGGTCTGTTCGGCTCGCGCACCCGGGAGATCGACCTGGACGCCTCGGCGGTGCTCTTCGCCGACAAGCAGCCGGTCGACGTCGTCTTCTTCCGCCACCTCGTCAGTGACGACGGCTCGGTCAAGCACACCGGGGACAACCTGGTCGGCGGCGCGGGCTCCGGCGGCGACGACGAGGCGATCCTCGTGGACCTCCAGCGCGTCCCGGTCCACATCGACCAGATCGTCTTCACGGTGAACTCCTTCACCGGGCAGACGTTCCAGGAGGTCCAGAACGCCTTCTGCCGCATCGTCGACGAGACCAACGGCCAGGAGCTCGCCCGGTACACGCTGGACGGCGGCGGCCAGTACACCGCCCAGATCATGGCGAAGGTCCACCGCGCGGGGAGCGGATGGAAGATGACCGCCCTCGGAAACCCGGCCAACGGCCGCACGTTCCAGGACCTGATGCCGTCCATCCTGCCCCACCTGTAG